One genomic segment of Streptomyces sp. TLI_146 includes these proteins:
- a CDS encoding amino acid ABC transporter permease, which produces MTSRLTRRQRRRVSQGIQYAVFVGVLITIGVLADWDRLQNQFAQTDLIGKLFPDIITIALRNTVVYTLSGFAFGLVLGLVVALMRLSSVAPYRWVAGIYIELFRGLPALLIFIFVGVAVPLAFPGTEIPGGTYGKVALGLGLVAAAYMAETIRAGIQAVPKGQMEAARSLGFSHARAMVSVIIPQAFRIVIPPLTNELVLLFKDSSLVLFLGVTLEERELTKYGRDLASQSANSTPILVAGLCYLMVTVPLSFVVRRLEARADRAR; this is translated from the coding sequence GTGACCTCGCGCCTGACGAGGCGTCAACGAAGGCGCGTCTCGCAGGGCATCCAGTACGCGGTCTTCGTCGGGGTGCTCATCACCATCGGGGTCCTCGCCGACTGGGACCGGCTGCAGAACCAGTTCGCGCAGACCGACCTGATCGGCAAGCTCTTCCCGGACATCATCACCATCGCCCTGCGCAACACCGTGGTGTACACGCTCTCCGGCTTCGCCTTCGGCCTGGTGCTCGGTCTGGTGGTCGCGCTGATGCGGCTCTCGTCCGTGGCGCCCTACCGCTGGGTGGCGGGCATCTACATCGAGCTGTTCCGGGGGCTGCCCGCCCTGCTGATCTTCATCTTCGTGGGCGTGGCGGTGCCGCTGGCCTTCCCCGGCACGGAGATCCCCGGCGGAACGTACGGAAAGGTCGCGCTCGGGCTCGGTCTGGTCGCCGCGGCCTATATGGCCGAGACGATCAGGGCGGGCATCCAGGCCGTGCCCAAGGGCCAGATGGAGGCGGCCCGCTCGCTGGGGTTCTCGCACGCCCGGGCCATGGTGTCGGTGATCATCCCGCAGGCGTTCCGGATCGTCATCCCGCCGCTGACCAACGAACTGGTGCTGCTCTTCAAGGACTCCTCGCTCGTGCTGTTCCTCGGGGTCACCCTGGAGGAGCGGGAGCTGACCAAGTACGGCAGGGACCTGGCAAGCCAGAGCGCCAACTCCACCCCGATCCTGGTCGCCGGGCTCTGCTATCTGATGGTGACCGTGCCCCTGAGCTTCGTGGTGCGCCGCCTCGAAGCCCGCGCCGACCGGGCGAGGTGA
- a CDS encoding amino acid ABC transporter ATP-binding protein: MPQNEIEIRGLRKSFGDNEVLRGIDLEVARGEVVCVIGPSGSGKSTLLRCVNLLEEPSAGQVFVGGTEVTDLDVDIDAVRRRIGMVFQQFNLFPHITVTENLVLPQRRVLRRGKAKAAAVARENLDRVGLAEKADAYPAQLSGGQQQRVAIARALAMGPEVMLFDEPTSALDPELVGDVLAVMRMLAGEGMTMMVVTHEMSFAREVADRVVFMDDGVIVEQGPAAQVVGAPREERTRNFLNRILDPAAEARPTSHLPPEEDG, from the coding sequence ATGCCACAGAACGAGATCGAGATCCGCGGGCTGCGCAAGTCCTTCGGGGACAACGAGGTGCTGCGCGGCATCGACCTGGAGGTCGCCCGGGGCGAAGTGGTGTGCGTCATCGGCCCCTCGGGGTCGGGCAAGTCGACGCTGCTGCGCTGTGTGAACCTGCTGGAGGAGCCGAGCGCGGGCCAGGTGTTCGTCGGCGGCACCGAGGTCACCGACCTGGACGTCGACATCGACGCGGTGCGCCGCCGCATCGGCATGGTCTTCCAGCAGTTCAACCTCTTCCCGCACATCACGGTCACCGAGAACCTGGTCCTGCCGCAGCGTCGGGTGCTGCGCCGGGGCAAGGCGAAAGCGGCGGCCGTGGCCCGGGAGAACCTGGACCGGGTCGGCCTCGCCGAGAAGGCCGACGCCTATCCGGCACAGCTCTCCGGCGGGCAGCAGCAGCGCGTCGCCATCGCCCGGGCGCTCGCGATGGGCCCCGAGGTGATGCTCTTCGACGAGCCGACCTCGGCGCTCGACCCCGAACTCGTCGGGGACGTCCTCGCGGTGATGCGGATGCTCGCGGGCGAGGGCATGACGATGATGGTGGTCACCCACGAGATGAGCTTCGCCCGGGAGGTCGCGGACCGGGTGGTGTTCATGGACGACGGCGTCATCGTCGAGCAGGGCCCGGCGGCGCAGGTCGTGGGCGCCCCGCGGGAGGAGCGGACCAGGAACTTCCTCAACCGCATCCTGGACCCGGCGGCGGAGGCCCGCCCGACCTCGCATCTGCCGCCGGAGGAGGACGGCTGA
- a CDS encoding vanadium-dependent haloperoxidase, protein MLWIRTRRRRAANLRARAVSLAAVAATALGALTLAPQPAAAAPNYSGDPVQYWNNVLNGAIRTAGGAPGPLSRAAAMMNTAIYDAESSYQLRWHTMTSDPYLTAINYSAGWGIEGPGEEERVIGRTAYNILLKLFPDQTTYLDNKFKERFGTDPTGFDLLDFTVVGTIVKNAQDNRTADGSDDRAVYTPDTKPGAWLPTSYPDLPDPACSQGSQAATPNWGLVKPWALDSGSQFRPSTPGVYASYENLLASPAYADQVAQVRSLGAAGSTTRTTDQTAAAWFWANDANGTYKPPGQLLDITARVAKDRGLTPYQNARLFALVSVAMADAAIGEWDVKYRTPIDLWRPVSAIREGGLDPAWKPLSGTTPCFPAWASGHSAFAAAWAGIMRQYFKSDNVSFTASTDDPHSPVRTRSFTSFSQAAHEDADSRIWLGVHYPWDASDGYTLGDSIATWVFTHKMKASGS, encoded by the coding sequence ATGTTGTGGATCCGTACGAGGAGAAGACGCGCGGCGAACCTGCGCGCCCGGGCGGTCTCGCTGGCCGCCGTGGCCGCCACCGCCCTCGGCGCGCTCACCCTGGCCCCGCAGCCGGCCGCCGCCGCGCCCAACTACAGCGGCGATCCCGTGCAGTACTGGAACAACGTGCTGAACGGCGCGATCCGCACGGCCGGCGGGGCCCCGGGCCCGCTGTCCCGGGCGGCCGCCATGATGAACACGGCGATCTACGACGCCGAGAGCTCCTACCAGCTCCGCTGGCACACCATGACCTCCGACCCGTACCTCACGGCGATCAACTACTCGGCGGGCTGGGGGATCGAGGGGCCGGGCGAGGAGGAGCGGGTGATCGGGCGGACCGCCTACAACATCCTGCTCAAGCTGTTCCCCGACCAGACGACGTACCTGGACAACAAGTTCAAGGAGCGGTTCGGCACCGACCCCACCGGCTTCGACCTGCTCGACTTCACGGTGGTCGGCACCATCGTCAAGAACGCCCAGGACAACCGGACCGCCGACGGGTCCGACGACAGGGCCGTCTACACCCCCGACACCAAGCCCGGCGCCTGGCTGCCGACCAGCTACCCCGACCTGCCGGACCCGGCCTGTTCGCAGGGCAGTCAGGCGGCCACCCCCAACTGGGGCCTGGTGAAGCCGTGGGCGCTGGACTCCGGCTCCCAGTTCCGGCCGTCGACCCCCGGCGTCTACGCGTCGTACGAGAACCTGCTCGCCAGCCCGGCCTACGCCGACCAGGTGGCCCAGGTGCGCTCGCTGGGCGCCGCGGGCTCCACCACGCGGACGACGGACCAGACCGCGGCCGCCTGGTTCTGGGCCAATGACGCCAACGGCACCTACAAGCCGCCGGGGCAACTGCTCGACATCACCGCGCGGGTGGCGAAGGACCGGGGGCTGACGCCGTATCAGAACGCCCGGCTGTTCGCGCTCGTCTCCGTCGCGATGGCGGACGCGGCCATCGGGGAGTGGGACGTCAAGTACCGCACGCCCATCGACCTCTGGCGTCCGGTGTCGGCGATCCGCGAAGGCGGTCTCGACCCCGCGTGGAAGCCGCTGTCGGGCACCACGCCCTGCTTCCCCGCCTGGGCCTCGGGCCACTCCGCGTTCGCCGCCGCATGGGCGGGGATCATGCGGCAGTACTTCAAGAGCGACAACGTGAGCTTCACGGCGTCCACCGACGACCCGCACTCGCCGGTCAGGACCCGCTCGTTCACCAGCTTCAGCCAGGCCGCGCACGAGGACGCGGACAGCAGGATCTGGCTCGGTGTGCACTACCCGTGGGACGCGAGCGACGGATACACGCTCGGCGACTCCATCGCCACCTGGGTGTTCACGCACAAGATGAAGGCCTCGGGGTCCTGA